attccactggcatccttgacggcagcgacaaaACCAACTTTTTCGGGATGGCTCGAACTAGGAAGaacttcagctctggtgtggagaagagagagcaagactgagtactacccactatactcagcaagtcataccggaagaggaggtatgatgcaagatataaccaaaggaggctaaaggagttcatttgcataaagctagcatttataaacagtagttgaaagcagtaaaacagttgtgaTAATTAGCCAATATTAAACCAGCCActgctcaacgctacaccacattgagacaggcccaaaccaccacctgaactaatcagttccattagactaaactagggtgagactaatcacggtgaatctggttgaacgcccataaccgcgggcacgactattcgaatagttttactctgatcaaaggtgtacaactgtacccacaagacacagccccacgacatgttcccgtgcaccgacatgccaccacggcataccggaaagaggccgtgacaggacccttcgcataacccccactaaccaaacacaccacacctcaggtttcacccccactccttgcaaggcagcgggcagtcccctctcatgtttaggtgaatccggaagtgACAAAGGccatcgcagggcccatcccgctccatcacgcctactcttgcctggatgcgtcagctagaggaaagctacactacaagcccagccgttgtccacgctggcttgtggtaagtacgataaattcttccagggcatcccgcgaaccggtccttaattgccatgggcgcgaccatcaaagccatgcacccacagcccaccatttaatatattttaattaaccaacaccaaagcggtggcactaatccaacatcaATACTAGAATctgaagtctatgcattaatgtagttcccccattgtgtactagttgaactaggcatggctaagcaatccctaatcCAACATCTAATCATGTTACAACCCAAGCTAGCAAAGTATAAAGGTATCAAATAACATGCATGGCTGAGACAGTAGGTAATCATCCCAtggtaacattataaaacaatgcaatatttaaaggaaagcaatagagcatttgcaatatgggatcaacatgttcaactGACAatcatgacttgccttgctctgtggctggaggaacctcggcgactatttcgaagtacaccggagcgtcgggagagccggaatctatgcgacatacaaagcaaacaatacaaacaggctgtaagactactgaaacagagaacaaaaccattttaattggattctttgcatttttcttgatttactgagacttgaatggctTAAAcagagcacggatgaattatctatgaattttagaagattcactgtgtttttttactataaaaagaaaaaacttaaTTGATTCATTGCGCAATAATTAACCCTGGTGACGTCAGCGAAGGGGGGGGGCGCCGGCTTGCGAGCCCCACAAGTCATCGGCTCAAGGCCgctggtccacggtggaccgagtccacgggaTCGGGGATGGGGAACGCCACGTGGTGCACATGTGGCGGCCACGTGGGCTGCCACGCTGGCGGCAACggacggccccgatctacccgagggtagatcggacggcggaggcggcgtacGCCCGAGCGCACGCGCGGGCGGCTTAAGCCGGCCCGGCGGccctggcgcgcggcggcccgaggcggcgagcggcggcgacacggctaggcggcggcgcggccgacggcAGCGAGCAACGGCAACGCAGctaggcggcggcacggaggcTAGGCAgttaagcagcagcagcactaggcggcgcgggagagagaggggaagaaggggaggggcCTCACCGACGGTGATCGACGACGGTGAGCGGCGGGAAGCGACGGCTACGGCGGGACGGGCTCCGGGGTAACCTAGGGAAGCAAATGAGAGTgattagagagggagagagggagcgagACGGGCAAAATCGCCGGCCAAAGGAGGTGGCAATGGCGAGTTGACCGGCGCACGGTGGAAGCcggactccggcggcggcattggacGGGGAAGGGGTGGGCGGCGTGGCCCGTGGGCTTgtgaacccgacggcggcgacggcgaggctcggcggcggctctagcggcAGCGAGTGGCGGCCGGAGGTGGCtgaagcggcggcagcgggtggtGCGCGACGCTAGGGTGGTGGAGTGCACGGGAGAGCTCGACGAGAACGGGAAAATGGTAGAGGAGGGGACGGGGTTGCTTTTTATAGGCACGAGGGGGCGAGATGAAGCCGAGAGGCGCGGGAatcggccggcgacgtggggaggtggggaggagatagaggcgggattcaaaaattgaatcccggccatctcggtgGGGGCGCATGGGCGGGTGAGGGGCGGCAGTTGCGGGACGTGCGGGGCGAGTGCGGGGAGTGGGCGACAtgcgcgggcgcgcgcgggagaggcaggagcggcggttgcgggcgcgggcggcgccggcccgAGGTAGGGGACGGggctgataggtgggccccacctgtcggtgacccagagggagggagaggggggcgcgaggcggcggctgggccgCTTGCTAGGCCTCGGCCTCGGGCCAGCTTAGCTAGCGcacggggaggggaggggagaatgGGCCGTTGGCCCACTcgaaggaaaaagggaaaaaaagaaaaaaaagggatttCTAGGGATTTAAtaattgcttgtgctcatttttaattggttaaaattatttctagacctctgaaaattctactgaaaatcctgttagcatattttgacttgTAGAAGTGAACAAAAATttcacatgccaattccgattattatttgcatttattaaattagggtttctctcttgccaATACACAGATAATTTCTTGAGGTcatttattaaattaatttaggCTTGcgagaagaacttcagggtgtgacacgtGCCAtgcgggaggaggtggcgcgTGAGCTCGCGCGCCGCGTGTCCGACGCGAGCGCCGGGGGCACGCTGGTGTCGGTGGCACGCGAGGCGTtcgcggcggtggctggcgtgCTGTGGCGGAGCATGTTCTCTGAGGACATGGACGCCGCGACGACGCGGCAGCTGAGGGATGTTatcgaggaggcggtggtggtcgccggAGCGCCGAACCTGTCCGACTATTTCCCGGTGATCGCTGCCGCTGACTTCATGGGCGTGCGGCGAAGGATGGATAATCTCGTCGGGTGGGTGTACGGCATCATCGATGTGCAGatcgaccggcggcggcgccgccgcatcgtCTGCGAGCCTCGCAAGAATGACTTGCTGGATGTGGCGTTTGACATGGAAGGAGAAGTGGAAGGCGAAGGATGGGTGATGAACCAAGACACCATGAGGGGAATGTTCATGGTAATATTAATACTGTCCCATTGTGATTCAATTTTTACAGGTTTTCAATTTCATTTTATtaatacagtttttttttctccggacagccaattttgcaaaattttacAGTGAGTAAAAGTTTGTTATGTTTATTTCATTAGATACCTAAAGATAGTACATGATATTTTTGCCAAAAATGGCAGTATTTAGGAAAATACGTAAGTCCACCTAAGCTTTATTTTGTTATAGGTGTATGAATTGTTGAGTTAATATGGAAGACACATCACACATACGGAATGCACGTTTagttttaaacatattttgcaATTTATCAGGATTTGCTCTTCGCTGGAAGCGGCTCGACCTCAAGTACAATAGAGTGGGCAATGGCAGAGTTACTGCAAAATCCAAAGTCCATGATACAACTTCAAGAGGAGCTCAAAGGCCTTATTGGCACAAAAACTCACGTTGCAGAATCAGACATCAGCCAGCTTCCTTATCTCCAAGCTGTCATCAAAGAGACCCTCCGGCTTCACCCAACTGTTCCAATAGCATTCAACAAGGCTGAGGCCACAGTAGAAATCCAGGGCTACAAGATACCTCAGGGAACAACTGTATATGTGAATATATGGGCAATTTGTAGGAGAGCTAAGATTTGGGATGATCTGGACAAGTTCATGCCATACAGGTTCTTGGGTAGAGATATAAATTTTCTAGGAACCAATTTTGAGTTCATACCGTTTGGTGCTGGACGACGCATCTGCCTTGGGATGCCATTAGCAGAAGGGATGCTGCATGCCTGCATCTGATGCTTGCATCGCTACTGCATCGGTTTGAGTGGACGATCCCTGATGAAGTTAAGGGTGATGACTTGGACATGGCAGAAGAGTTTGGTCTTGTGTTGTCCATGGCTAAGCCACTTCGTGCTGTGGCCAAGGAAACATGAAAGCTAATGCAAAATGTTTGATAATGTTATGTAAGACGCCATTGCGCTTTTATTTAGGTCTCCCTGCAAATGATAGAGATTTGTATGAATTTTTGAATTGAAATAGTTCTTGTGTAAACCTTATACTGCCTGTTTGGCAAGAGATGGAAAGCGGATTGGAAGTTTAGAGGACGACTGATCATGGGAGTTTCATTTTTATTCCTATTCCTTTGTTTGATAGTAGAGATGAGAATCATGGGAAGTATGGATGTGAATTGAATTTTAAGTGATAATGTATGGCTCATATTTATCTCATCGTACTTAGAAAAGAactccctcccaattacctacATCTAAATAGGTATTggatgtaaaatcaaagtgtttttgagtcctattttgtgatgaacaattggcatctgtaattattggttttgatatttagagattattggcgaagtagttttggagatgattggattttcaAGTGATTAACAGGTGCTGCTGTTTTGTCGGGTACGGTCAGACCGGGCAAGTGCTGCCAGTCATACTGGCGCTATgcgagcggtctgaccggccgactctgtgtcggtttcggtttcgggttgtttgtttggatatccatgattgtttcatgtttatggcttctagatggatactattcgtatgtaatactgttgtttgctaacaatgagtcaagttggagatagcttagTCTCGGAAtgtggtttctttgtttgattcatgtatAGGTGACTTGATGTCTCTGGAGAGTATTGCTGGTGATAGATCGGGAGTCGACTTGGGGATAAGGCGACGTCCGTGATGGTTAGACATCATgcggatacttaggctagaattcaatgcacgtggttggtgaagattccatatggcatacgatggatgtattgtgtgcatatgggatGTGGAGTTAAATTTGGAAggccaaatttggtatgattggagtttgtaatgtttgttttttgtacgggaaggtttcctatgtggattaggacttctagtatgagtttggttcgtggctttaggctgcctacctcatgtataaatagagagggagcgtgaggcttcccggtatcgcttttgagagcattgagttgatagtttagttaggatttcgagtttagtcgagattttcatgaggagtgctgttgttgcactttgtaaacacagagagaagtaataaagttgtcatctacatcttgagttcttcaatttgtgtttgcGCGGGTTCGGCAGTCTACCCGGCGaaacaccggcggtcagaccagcggcatcgcggcggtcagaccggcgagtaagcggcggtcagaccagcggtgGCATCAGGAGGCAGTGACGACTTTGGGGCTGTCGGACCGGGCGATCTACAtcagtcagaccgacggcacaagtgcggtcagaccgacgggacaacttcggtcagaccacgatccgtcgaatttgagtgtaacttttaattccggaaaaagtttgggtttttgggtataccaaccattcaccccccctctggttggcttagttcttctattcaatcctacaagtggtattaaaaccttgttttcttttttggatttTAACTGATCTAGAGTTTTTTTGCCATGGCTAATAAGTTTGCAACTAAGCTCCATGTTTTCAATGGAACGGATTTTCTTTATTGGTGTAGtaagatgcaatcttacattatgatTGAGTAtattgatatttggagaaaagtttctaatccttatgtgattcctgatcAAATTAATACTGTTGCTTTAAAAactgaatttgaaaataattgcAAAGCTCACAATATTCTTTTgggtgggatttctcgttcggattttGATCGTATTTCGCATCTTGAAACTGCAAATGAGATTTGGAACgctttgaaaaactttcatcaaggaacttCAAATATTAAAGAACTTCATCGATaacttttcaaaaaggagtatataaaatttgagatgaaacctggagaagctttgaatgactatctttctaggttcaaaaaattttgagtgatcttaaatctgttgattcttcttatgatatAAATTACACACAATCTGAggtttctcgtcactttttgaatggtcttgacatgtctatttgggagatgaaagttacatcaattcaggagtctgttgatATGtttactttgactttggattcgctttacacaaaactcaaaacacatgagatgaatattaTTTCTCGTAAAGTTGACTCTAAGTCTAGTGATTTGGTTTCTTCCTtgacttctttggatgttggtgcttcttcatcgaaTTACTACTATTCTTGCTTTAATTAATGCCATGTCCAATGAGCAACTCGATGGTTTTGGTCACTAATAAGttttctcgagctatgaataatgttaGGTACAGGAAAAGAAGTGGTCCAAATcgatcgttgctttgaatgtggtgcTCTTGATCTCAATCGTTCGCATtatcctaagcttgggagaggcaaaaagGAAGACAATGGTGGAGAGAAGACTAAGGAGAACAAGTCTAAGAGCACATTCAAGGGGAAGAAGACCAAGGAGAATCTCAAGAAGATGTTTGAGAAAGTCTATGCCGCTTTTGAGCCACTAAGCGATGTAGATGgagaaagtgaagatgaagataagggaaagaacatctccggtgtttgcttcatggcacaTGGTGAATCAGATTCAGAGTGTGAAGATAATGATATGAGttcttttgaggaagctattcttattttaagtgcaaaaaataagaagtgtgagaagatgtatagaaaacaggaatttattATTGAATCccttaattctgaaatttatagattaaaatctcttattcctaatgatgatggttgcaaaaattgtgaggttttaatgcatgaaatttcaaaaattagagatgtcaaTGTTGCACatcatttgaaaaatagatcttctcttgctcttGGTTTTGTCTTGCACACACgtactttggatgagttgtttttaactaaaaagttgttgaaaaaaatatcaaattgcttttcatgctagtttgatgtttaacatggtttgtgctaaaaagttaaaacaacaacaacaaagtgTTTTTGATTGCTCAATATGCACACTAaacaagatgaaactaaaacatgctttaggtcgtgttgagtacatggaagatgttgtgaaaaccaat
The sequence above is drawn from the Oryza glaberrima chromosome 10, OglaRS2, whole genome shotgun sequence genome and encodes:
- the LOC127785768 gene encoding carnosic acid synthase-like translates to MREEVARELARRVSDASAGGTLVSVAREAFAAVAGVLWRSMFSEDMDAATTRQLRDVIEEAVVVAGAPNLSDYFPVIAAADFMGVRRRMDNLVGWVYGIIDVQIDRRRRRRIVCEPRKNDLLDVAFDMEGEVEGEGWVMNQDTMRGMFMDLLFAGSGSTSSTIEWAMAELLQNPKSMIQLQEELKGLIGTKTHVAESDISQLPYLQAVIKETLRLHPTVPIAFNKAEATVEIQGYKIPQGTTVYVNIWAICRRAKIWDDLDKFMPYRFLGRDINFLGTNFEFIPFGAGRRICLGMPLAEGMLHACI